From Glycine max cultivar Williams 82 chromosome 11, Glycine_max_v4.0, whole genome shotgun sequence, the proteins below share one genomic window:
- the LOC100305939 gene encoding putative cupredoxin superfamily protein precursor, with protein MAFIEKAVVFLMMTAFQVSNSAVHKVGDSAGWTIIGNIDYKKWAATKNFQVGDTIIFEYNAKFHNVMRVTHGMYKSCNASSPLTRMSTGNDTIKITNYGHHLFLCGVPGHCQAGQKVDINVVKKVSAEAPTPSPISAMASPVPPAPSPNNGAPFIVVKGALIMPLLALALSSYASLGISLLVN; from the exons ATGGCATTCATAGAGAAAGCTGTGGTTTTCTTgatgatgacagctttccaagTTTCAAATTCAGCTGTTCACAAGGTTGGGGACTCTGCTGGTTGGACCATCATTGGTAACATAGATTACAAGAAGTGGGCTGCTACTAAGAACTTCCAAGTTGGTGACACTATCA TTTTTGAATACAATGCAAAGTTCCACAACGTGATGCGAGTGACGCATGGTATGTACAAGTCATGCAATGCATCATCCCCGTTGACGAGGATGAGCACAGGCAATGACACCATAAAGATAACAAACTATGGTCACCACTTGTTCTTGTGTGGCGTCCCTGGTCACTGCCAAGCAGGACAGAAGGTAGATATTAACGTGGTGAAGAAGGTATCTGCAGAAGCACCAACACCATCACCAATATCAGCAATGGCCTCTCCAGTTCCACCTGCACCTTCTCCTAACAATGGAGCCCCATTCATTGTTGTAAAGGGAGCTTTAATAATGCCACTGCTTGCACTTGCTCTTTCTAGCTATGCATCATTGGGAATATCTCTActtgttaattag